The segment GGGCATAAATGCAAAATCAGACTGCACCACATCCATAAGGAATGCCCTAAACGGAGTGTAGCAGCTGCAATCTGTTACAAGAATCTCCGCCGCATCACGCAGGTCTTCATCAAGCTCTGCAATACGCTTGGCATAATCAATCGGTGTAATATACTGAAGCTCTGATGGATCTTTTTCAGTTGTTTCAGCTTCTATCTCTGCACCATATTCTGCCTGTGTTATCATGCGGTCTTCATCAGCAGTTTCCTGTGGTGTCATGCCATATGCAGATACATATGCTTCATTACTTTCCTCATGTACATCTTCATGCGAATTTGCTACTTTTACAGTTCGGTTAGAAGCATAGCTCTCCGGCTCATCCGGTATTGCATAATCATCAATCTCTGATTCTGCCCCTTCCGGTTCCACTTCCCGGTATTCGGCATCAATGACCTCATCATCCTCACGGAGTCCGTCCATCGCAAGCTCATCAATACGAGGTGTCTCAGGCTGGTATTCCCCTGTAAGAATAAGGACACCAAGCTCTTTTTCGATATCTTTCCATGAAACATATCCTTCAACCTCTCCATCCTCATCTCGCCACTGAAAACGCAGTCCGTTCCCATGAAATGTGTCATATCCGTGCAGTCCCAGTCCGTCAACCGGCCAGCCTGCACCTCCCTGACCATATTCTGCTTTGATACGCTTTGCTCTGGTTCCTGCATCAATCTCTGTTTCAAAAATCTTGCATACCCTGCCCTTACCACCGATAAAACCTGTACCTCTCATAAGCACCTGTTTGATATACTCACCTGGTACTGTTGCAGACTTTTTGGGATTCAGGTAATTGTATTTACCTGCTAATGCAGCTTTTCTGTCCTGCTCGAACTGACGCATAAACTGATTATTGTTTTCGTCCTCAGTATGAATGGTGCCAATGCTTGCCTGCCCATTCTGGTCGAAAAAAAAGGAAGCCTGTGTATATTCGGCTTCCTTACTGACACCCAATGAATTGATTTCATCAAGTTCCCTATTCAGTTCTGTATCATCTGATTCTAGTGGAATCGCATCACTATCTGATTCAGTACCACTTCCTCTGCCTGCATCTTCGCCTGCTCTCTTATCTTCCACATCTCCATTGTCGATGACGGATCCTGTGGCTTGTGCTTCGCCAGATACTGCATCTCTAACTGGTCGTACAGCTGATTCGCTTCCTCCTCTACCGCTGACATCTTCTCGTACATCTTCCCGAATCTCATCAGCGTCTTGTATCTTGCCGGCTCGTTCTCTTTGAGATAGTTCATCGCCATCCTTCCGTATTTGCCCAGCTTCGTGAGATTCTCCGTCTCGTCCGGCATCTCTATCTGCGGATAAAGCAGTCCGTCCACTTCCTTGTAAGTCATTTCTTCTAACATATCCAATTCTCCTTTCGCTCTCGATTGCCTTTAAGTTACGACTAAATTCTCTAAGAACACTACAGGAGACATCGCATACAATGGAACCAAGACGGTAAATGATCTCTTCGTCTTTGATATTTACGATCTGACTAAAATCCTGTTCTTGCACAGATAAGTCAAATCCGCATCTCGTCCCTACAGCATACATGACACTTGCATATACAAGCTGCTCCATGTCCATTTCCTGCTGTAAGCCATTGCGTTTCTTACTTTCTTCCTTTATCACACTACCTGATAGCTGCATAAGCTCGGTCATTCGGTCTCCGAACTCTTCTTTTATTATAAGCCAAACATCTGTTCCTGTAAACTGTTTTAATATATTTTTTAGAGACTCCCTGTCGCTGTTATCGTATTGCTCAATCTGACCTTCTGACACAAGAAAATCCACATAATCCTTAAGATTTTCTCCCTCAAGGTCCCATGTCAGTTTGACATTCTTCCCTCCGGTATCACTGATATCAAAGATATACCTCATGCGTGGATTCAGCGCCCTCGACGGGAAGATAGCGCAGCCTTTCGCACCACGCTTTACATATCTTCCCACCTTTTTCCAGGTATCATAATCTGCCATGAGTGTGCTTTTTTCCGGAGGTCTCTGAGCTGTTACCATAACGATATTGTCAAATTCATAGCGGTATAACTGACCTGCGACCTTTAACACATCCTTCCAGTTCTTTTCTGATCTGGTGATGTTACCAATTTCAGAATCGTATATCGCTTTGACCTTCATATCAACGCCCATACCTTTGTCCTCCTCTACTTAAACATTTCTGCAAACAATCCCTTAAATAGCTTTAACTCATCCTTATCCAGCTCGATTGCAAATTCATTGTCGATTGCCTGTTTTTCGCATTTATCCTTTTTCTTTGCAATCTTACGCACCACACGAAGAATCACATAGCACTCCTTGGACTTTGCAATGCTCTGTTTAAAGGTCAGCTCATCCTCATCGACTGACTTCTGTGTCTGATAGATAATCTCTTTTAACTTATCATTGATACCATCTACTTCCTCAAGGGAAATAATAACGGATGCCTTAGAAGCACCCGATCTGTCCCACTCCTTATGAAGTTCCTTTACTAAAAACTCCATGTTCTTAATTACTGTTGTTGAATCACTTTTCATCTTGCTCTTCCTCCGTTTTCTTTTAATGAAGAAGGGCGCTGACCTTCGCTGATAGGCGCAAAATCAACTCCCTTCATGTCCTCTGCTCCAAGGACTATCTGCTCTGCATAATACATATCCATTGCCTTATTGATGGCATCATCAAGCGACTCTGCCTTTACTTTCTGTACTCGTGAAAGCACTTCCTTTATCTCAACATCAAATTCCTGCTCCATATGATATCGCCTCCTGTAAAAATCTCATCATCGGCTCTTTTCTTCCTTTACCTGTCTTTCCTTAAAGCCTTCATCGTACTTTCCATCTTCCAGCCTGTCGTAAAAACAGTCTTCTTCAATCGTTCCGAAATCCTCATACATCTGGTGAAGGAAGTCATTCTGCAGCTTCTTTGGTACATCATCATCCTTTGACATATCCTGATAAAAATAGAACTTCTGCTTTAGCTTTGCCCTGTAATCATAGATATCCTCTATCTTTTCCGGTGTGCCATACTCCCTCTTGTATGCCTTGAAATTCGTGGTTGAGAGTGTGGAACCAAGATAAATCCCATGCTCCCACGATACCCCGATTGTGGTATTGTCCTTTGTAGGCTTCTCATCCTTGGGATAACGCTTATACTCTGTCGCACCAAGGGCGATTGTAAGGGAACCTGACTTCATATCCATCACCACAAGATTTCTTGGTGATAATGCTTCAAGCACCATGTAATCATGGTCATTGAAGTTATGAAATGTCTGTCCCCTTTCAAATGAGCGGTTCTCCATTTCATAATGCAGGTTAAAATCATCCACCCAGCCCTTATCGGTCATTCCAATCTCCTTAAGCTTTGCAACACATTCAGAAGAACTGGCTTCTTTATCAAACCGAAATTTTTTGGAATCGTTATAAAACCCCTGAAGAAAATGTCCCAGCTGAATATCATCCAGACAGAATCTCGCAGATACAGTTACATTTGCTGCCCTGTAATACTCTGTGAAGTTATCTGCTTCACCAAGTGTCCTTCCAAGCTGCAACAGATGGTCTGCAAGCTCTGACATGTCATCAATTGCTATAAAACTCTTATAATCATCCAGAGTCATCAGCATATTTATCTCTGTTCCCCTGTCGTTTTCTGTTACCAATATCATATCTTTTAAATCCATTCTTACCTCCAGTCTCAGAGAGGGACTATGCCCTCTCTGCAAATTTCCTGTTATGGTCTTCCTATCACAACAATCTTTCCTGTGCTTGCCACATCCCTGTAGACCACACCAAGACTTTCATTAAGTGCCTCTACCACCTTGCCATTTCCGACATATACTGCCACATGGCTGATGTTCTTATATCTTCCGTTGCTTGTAAAACTGTAGAAGATAAGGTCTCCCGGCTGTAACTCATCAAAGGAGACTGTCTTTCCGGCTTCATCCAGTCCCTGTGCCTCCGCTGCCGCTGTGGTTGCACCGCCGAAACTAATATCCACGCCTGCATCCTTCCATGAATAATAGGCTAAGGAGCTGCAGTCATAATAGTTACCGCTGTCTCTTAAATCCTGACTATAAGGGAAGCCAACTCTGTGAAGTGCATAGGAGCAGACTGTTTTCTGCCTGCTGTCTGTAATTCCACTAAGGATGGCATTGATTTCATCCTCAGTCATGGAGCTTACTCCCGGACTTCCGCCTCCGCCGCCACTTCCGCTTCCGGCATATCCAAGCTGTCCCATAAACTCCGGACTCATGATCTGCTCAAGCATTTCCACCTGATCAGAATTAAATCCATAGACCGAAATCATATCTCTGTACGATTTCAGTGTGACATTCACATACAGAACAGACTTCGTGACAGTAGTCACATTGCCGTCTGCATCCGTTTCTTCCACATCCTTTGTTCCGGTGCTTGTGGTGTATGAACACATATCATTTACAACTGCCTGCAGCCAGCCTTTTGAAATGTCATTCATGACTGTTGCAGTATCTCCGACACCATGCTTGACCATATAGACTGCCATGATGTCATAGTAATTGCTTGGGTTTTCTTCCATACCTTCATAGTCCACATATACAAGCTCTCCAAGGTCATATCCGGTATGCTCATTCACTTTCGTGTTCACATCCTGGTTAAACTCCTGCACATAGGCACTCGTTACTGTCTGCACGGTATCTCCTGATTCAAGTGGTGGCAGGAATAAAGCAAATGGAGAATTGTAAAGGATTGCTATCACCGCTATAACCGGAACCGCAATCATGGCAACTACAAGAACAAGTAATAAAAGCACCAATCCGATAATCGGTGCAGCTGCCTTTATCCAGGTAATCGCTTTTCGCACAATCAGATCCTTTACCAGCTTTGCCACACTATCCGTCTGATTCTCCTGTGCTTTCATCTTATCCAGAAAGAATTTTATCTTCCTGCTCCGGTTGGTCATCTTTTCATCCTTGACCTCTATGGACACACCTGCAGCATATCCGGCTGCCATGCCGATTGCCGTGCCAACTCCCGGTGCAACTGCTGTTCCTGCCGCTGTAGTAGCTGCCTTTGTCGCAGTTTTTGTTGCAACCTTGGCAGTTGTCTTGGCTGTTTCTTTTGCCGTCTCTTTAGCTACCTCCTTGGCTGTATCTTTGGCAGCTTTCTTTGCTGTCTTTTTTGCCAGCTTCTTTCCTGCCTCTACCTTCTTGATACGCTTCTTTGCCTCGGCTGCCGCCTTTTTCCTGAAAAGTGCTGCACCCTTAGAAGCAGTTCCGGTAACAGGTCGGCTTGATTCATATGCAAGATATGCTGCCTGCGATACCTCCTGCCCACCTTCTACCTGCTCTGTTACTGCCCCGGCTGCAAGTGCACTGGTTCTTCCTGCTATGTGAAGATTGGTGTTCTTGGTCTTGATGGAAATGTTTGATTCTTTAAGGTTTCGCTTGAATCTTGATAATCCCTTATTCTTCGGCTCTGACTGATGAATGGTGCTCTTGCGATAGGACTTCTTTTTATCATCAGATACCTTTGCACCGATAGTTTTAGGACCTCTCTCTACTGTGTAGATGTTGCTGCCTTTTATCTTGGCACCCTTTGGTTCGTGGGCATGAATCTTGGCTTTCTCCTTGGTGTGAATGACCATTGGCTTGTCATCCACTTTCTTTATCTTCAATGTTCTCACCTTCTTTCACTCAAAATGCAAAACAGCCACCCAGCTTCCCGGATGGCTATACTTTGAGGTCGCAAATTGCGACCTCTATCAACATTATTCGACATTATTCTGCATTTCACGCTTCTTCTGTTCTGCAATTTTCTCATGAATATTGGTGTTATACAGTCTGTAGAGGTCTGTATCCTTACTGATCTGATTATCAAAAGGAATTACCACTGAGCCACACTTGATAAGTCCCATTCCTGATGCAGTATTAGTTACAAATCTAAGCTGTGCCTCTGATACTCCGATAACCTCCGCCATCTTGGAACTGTCCGTGTTTGCCTGCTTTAAAAGTGCCACGAACTCTGAGTTTGCAAGCATTGTTGTTGCTGTGTAATTCTGCAACAGATCGACTACATTCTGCGTGATACCGGTACAAAGACCTCCCTGCTTTCTTACTTTCTTCCAAAGCTGCTGCAGATATTTTGCAGAATACTCAGAATTAAGTAATACGTGAAACTCATCAATATAGAGCCATGTTGCCTTGCCTCGCTTACCATTCTCAACAATTCTGTTCTGAATGGACTCCATCATAACAAGCATTGTGATAGGACTAAGCTCCGTACCTAAGTCCCTGATGCCATATACTGTGAATCTGTTATCCACATCCACATTTGTCTGATGATTGAAGATATTAAGTGAACCATTTACGAAAAGCTCCAAAGACAATGCAATGTCCTTTGCCTCATCCTCCGGCTGTGCCATAAGGATATCGTAAAAATCACTCATCACCGGGATATACTTCTCTTTGCTCCTTGCAATGTCGATATACAGCTTTCTCACACAACGATCAATGATTGACTTCTGTCTTGAATTTAAGCTGTCCCCGATACACTGCTCACAAAGTCCAAGCATAAACTCGCCCTTTTCTCTTACCATTCCCTTGGAATCATTCGGATCAAGGCTCCATACATCCATCTCCAGCGGATTCACATAGTTATCCGTGTAGGTAGACATATTTACTACAGTTCCGCCATAAGTCTCGGCAATATCAAAGTATTCGTTCATTGGATCTATGACGATTATCTCATCATCACCCGACAAGAATACGCTGCCCATTTCCATCTTACAGAAGAACGATTTACCGGAACCAGGCACTCCGAATACGAATCCATTTCCGTTGATGAGCTTCTTTCTGTTACCGATATTCACATTCTTGCTGATCTGATTGATACCATAATAGTTCCCTGTGCTGTCATTTAATTCCTGCACATTAAATGGCATAAGCACCGCAAGTGACTGGGTAAGAAGGGTACGCATTGTCTCCACCTGTCTCACACCAATCGGAAGTGCTGTGTTGAGTGCCTCCCTCTGCTTTAAGTAGTGTGTGTCAATCGTGCAGCTGTTACGCTTTCCGATAGTCTCTACTGTCTCACATACACTCTCAAGCTCCTTCTTGCTTTCTGCCATAAGAATAATGGTTACTCCTACAAAGAAAAGGCACTGGTCATTCTCACGGACATCATCCATGATTTCCTCAATCTCCTTTTTCTCCGTTCTCTTGGCATATGAGATTTCCGTAGAAAAATCGTTATTCTTATTACGGACTCTCTGCTGCTTAATGATATCCGACTCAATACCAAGGTATTTCTTCTGAAGCACCTTTGTTGTCAGATCCTTGGGAACAGGCACCACATCAATGCTCGTGATGGAATGAACCGGAAGGGAAGTAATCTCATTGATGAATCTGTCTGACAAACTGCTCGGATACTTTTTGATGAAAAGTGCCTTGCAGAATTTACTCTCATCCTCAAAATGGTCCGGGAAATATTTCACCATCCCATTGCACAGGTCATTTCTAAAATCTGCCCCGACCTTCTTTGCCTTTTTGATATCAAAATCAAAGCTGCCCTCATCTCCAAGATGATAATAGTCATAGAGCACTTTCAGTCTCTCATTGCCATTAAGTGGTACAATCTCCGCACCAAGCTCAATGAAAGCCTTGTGTATCGTTGCCTCAAGGGTTGCAAACTGTGCCTTTGCCTCCTCGAAGTTCTTTCTCTCAATCGTGATTGTCAGGTATCTCTCCTGCTCAATCCCCTGTCTGCCCGCAATAATCTTCTCTTCAATGATGTCATTGTAAATTCTTCTGTAATTATTGAAACCATCATTTTTCTCAGCAATCAGAACCTTGTCACGGAGTTCATCCATGTTTTTGTTCTTATTGTTGATCGTAATCTTATAATTACAGTCCAGCGAATTTAAGAACTTGCAGTATCTCTCGAAAATACCGATCTGCTCATCCTCGGTTGCTGTCGTGTAATTGATGTCCTGAAAGCGGTAGCATTTGGAATACTTATTTTTGCTTACTTCAAAAATGCCGTTTTCAGCCACCGCCATAATCTCTATGGTTTCCTGAATGGATTTAGGTGTCTTATACAAAGGCTCACTCGCTTTCTTTAATAACTTAAATCCGTCTGTAAATAAACCCATGTCTCTAACCTCGCTTTCTTATAATGAAAGCCCGCCGGGAACTTCACCCTGCGGGCTGTGTTCCCGACCTTGCGGTCAGATACTTTTTATCTAATGCATCGCCTTATATGCTGCAATGCCTGCTACTGCTACAACAATTACTGCAACAAGACCAAGCAGCATATTTCTTGTCTTTTTCTTCATCGCTTCAAACTCCTCCTGCTTCTTTACAGCCGAATCAGCTGTTACAGTCTTCGGTTCAGCCTTTCTGCCTTTCTTCTTTACCTGTTCATTCTGCTCTGCTTCTAACTGCTTTATTGCAGGCTCTCCCTCTGTTGATACATAGGTAAGCACCCTGTTGCCAAACATAAAATGCAGCTTCTTTCCCATATACTCGTAGAAATTCATGCCATTAAAGGAATAGAATCCACCAAGGGCAATCGGTGCTACACATGGAATGGCAACATAAGCTGCTCCTGTCAGTCCAATATACTTATAAAGAAGAAGTACAAGACCTCCGCCAACTGCTACACTGGCAATGGAAAATATAAGCTGTCTTGCTGTAAGTCCCATTGCCACTGATTCCTGATAGCGGTCAATATCCTTGTTAATCTCAATAACCACTGTTCATTCCTCCTATCTTGCTAAATCCTTTGTTTCCGGCTTTCGTACCATTCCAATATTTGCCTCATACATTGACATTCCATCCGGACAGAGTTCTCTTAACTTGTCTACATTGAACAGATAAAGCGGATATTCGCAGAAACCGCTTCTCTGTGTGAATCCTGTAAACTCACCCAAATCATTGTCTGTGATAAACTTCTCTATATCCGGCATGTCATTTACATTCAGATATCCACAATAATTCGGTGCTGCAACAGATAAATTCACTGTCACATCACCAAAAGGTTCCTCATATCCATCTTCATTACACATAAGACCAATAAACATTGCCCTATTATTCATATACTGCTGGATATCAAATGTCACCTGCGTTTCTCCGGTTATGCTTGAATTATAAGTAACCTGTTTCTTTTCATTATCCATTTCTGCCTCCTTCTATAATCCAAATGCCTTGCTTGTAAGTGTCTGTGCACCCTTCACGCTTCCAACAGTCATTGCTATCGTAAATGTCATTTCGCACAGATATATAAGCGTCTGTGCCCAGTCAGCATAACTTCCTGTAAATGCCGGAAGTCCTGCATTGATAAATGCATTACATACCACAATTGCAAGTGCCATCGTTACTGCCTCGAATACACACGAAAGAAAATATTTGCAGTAGGTAGCCATTGTATGACTGACCATTCTGTTTCCTGCCATTGTGGAGCATGCAATCGCACCAAGCGGCACAATAATCAGTATCTTTAAGAACCTGAAATACACTGTGTAAATGATAAAGAATCCACAGATAATAATGATGATTGCAAGCAAAGCTGTAAGTATCAGCATTACCAGACTCTCACCAAATCCGAGTCCCTTAATGATGTCTGCCTGTGTACTGTCAATGGCAAGCTGCGTCGTTGTCCCCGCAGATATAAGTCCCACCAGATTTCCTATGGAAGTAAAAAACGCTTTCATAATCGTGACATTATTTGCAACAAACCATTCTGCAAGTCCCAGTCGGATAAGCATACGAAATATAGACTCAAACCTCATCTCATCTTTTACATCTATGCTTTCCGAGCAGAAACCGATAACAAAGAACAGCACAACGAGGGAAGAGCCGACCGCTACAAAGACCGGCTCTATACCCTCAATGACTGCCCAGGGACCTCCGCCCTTGAAACTGACCGGTGACTGTCCAAGCATTGCAAAGACCAGGGATATCTGATTGTTCCAAAACCCAAACACTGCCTCAAGAAGTGCAAGGATCTTGTCTCCAAGCTTAAAAATATCCATACTTGTTATTCACCTCTTTCCTTTTACTAAAAGGGGAAATGCATTTCCCCAATCTTAGAAGCCTAAGAATGTCAGAACTGTTGAAATACCAGCCATCATGACACCTGCTACAATTCCTTTCAGTGCAGAGTTCATGGTAGATGAATCCTGCTGCTGGTAGGCTTGTGCGAACTCCATAACATTCTTTGCAAGAATGATGACACCAACCGCACCAATGACTGCAATGATAAGTGTCTTTAAATTCTCAAGCGGCTGTGTTACTGCGGAAGTACCTGTACCTGCTGCAAAACAGGTAGTGCTCATAAGCATCACTCCCATAAGTGCTCCGGATAATGCCGGAACGAATCTCTTTTTTAAGTGAATGAATCTACTCTTCATGCCTTTCTCCTCCATCTGATTGTTGTTTGTTGTTGAAATAACCTGTTCTTTTCTCATGTTGTTTAATCTCCTTTTTTGAAGTGACAGAAGCGGAAAAAGCCAGAAAGGAATACACATATTCCAATCCGGCTAGCTTTCCGAACGGAATATATGCATTCCTTTCTGTCCTGTTGATAGTTACTCTATGATAATCAGGCAATGCCTGTTGTACTGGTTAATCGGGCTTTCCCCGATGCGTTTTTGCTGTGACCATCTCCTTTCAAGGTATGAAAAAAAGCACCTTAACCATATGGCTAAAGTGCTAATTTACTCTCAAATTTGCTTTATTCTAAAAGCATTCCATCAATTATTGCAAACTTTGTCTTAAATATAGATCTATTCTGGCAATATCGTAATATGACATCCTGTACATAAGGTCTTGTACAATAACTGTCTACCACAATCTGTTTATCTTCCTCTTTCTCTATCCTCTTAAATATGCCTTTTGCATTCCAATCCGTCTTTACAGCATCTACTAAATCATTACTCATCTCAAGATGTGATAAAATCGTGGAATTCAACTCGGTTTCTTTAATTTCAGATATTTGTCCATAGTCATTAAGTTGCTTCAATTCTCTCTTAATTGCCTCCGTGTAACTTGTCATATTATTATCTCCTATCAATAAGTATTCAGGTGTTACATCTAGTGCCTTTGCTAGTTGTAAAAGATTATACGCACTTGGCTCTTCATTGAGTCTACCTTGTTCATAACGTCGTATACTCTGAACAGATATATTTGTTATCTTACCCAGCTCTTCCTGTGTATAGTTTCGTATATTACGCAACTCTTTTAATCTATCTGCAAAAGTCTTTTCCGTATTCATCCTGTACCTCCAATATAAAATAATTTCTGTCTTTTGTAACTGCTCACATGTTAGTAGTCCAATAAGCTGAAGCATACCATGTGAGCAAATTATATCATATACTCTGTAATATATCTAAAAACATTACTGCTTCTTTCGATATGAACTCATCTTCTCCACAGTAACCTCCGGATAAAAGTAAGTAAGAATCGTTGCCTTCGGAACTCCTGCCGCAAGTGCCTTCTTCACTTCCTCTTTCTGCTCCGGTGTATATGACCAGTGCAGCATTCGGTTTGTGATTGTATCCTCCCACTTAGGCTTTTCCCTCTCAGGATTCCTTACAGGCTTAGTACCAGCACTTCCATTAGAAGAGTTAGCACATTCTGTAGTATCAGACTTCTGTGACTCATCGACATACTCAAGCTCATTTGCCTGCTCCCTGTCAATCTTTGCTTTCTGCTCTGCCTCATCCTGCATGGAGAATCTTCTGCTTAACTCCGCATCACCAAGCATCATAAACTGCTCATAGGTAAGAGAATCTATATACACATTCTCGCCCTTGTCCTTCATCTTTTCATAATGCTTTACTGCCTTATCCGATAAAATTTCAAATGGCGGACCGATAAGATTATCTGCTCCCCTTATCTGATGAACATAAGGCTCTCCCTTGCCATCTGCTGTCTGGTTAAACATCGGATGATTGAATGGTATGAACTTATTATCCATGATAGGATCAAAACCACGGATAAAAATAATACACTTCTTATTATCCAACTTTCTGACTTCATCGGGTGTAAACAGTTCCCTGCCTAATACATCATAATTCCTTGAAGAGCTTCCCTGTCTGCCCTTTGTCTCACCGCTTGACTTCTTATCAATCGTACCTTTTCCAAGCAGCTCTGAGACGTACTTATGCGTTGACTGCTCGTTGCCGCCAAGGTAGATGAAAGTATCGCAGTTGCCTGGAATTGTCTCCCAGGTGTCCTTAAAAAGTGCCTTCAACTGGGCAAAGTTCTGTATGATGATAATACTTGAAATCTCCCTGCTTCGCATTGTCGATAACAATGAACAGTAGTCATCCGGCAATGCGACATTCGCAAATTCGTCTAACATAAAGGTCACATGAATTGGAAGTCTGCCGCCACAGTTAAAGTCCGCCTGATAGTACAGTTCCTGAAATATCTGCGTATAAAGTAGTCCAATAATAAAGTTATAGGATTTGTCACTATCAGGGATTACACAAAAGAGTGCTGTCTTTGTCTCCCCATCACCATTTACTCCAATGCCGATATCAGACAGATTAAGCTCATCTTTTGAGAGTAATCGTAAAACCTGCTTGTTCTCAAGAAATGCAAGTCTTGAGTTGGCACTGATGATAATGGAACGGACGGTATCTCCTGCACCTCTCATACATTTGTTGTACTGCTTGACTGCCGGATGATTAGCTCCAAGCGGAGAACTTTCCTCTAAAAACTTCATACGCACATCGAGCTTTGATGCCTTCCCCTGCTCTGTAACCTCTGCCTCTCCAAGAAGTTTAAGTACTGTCTCAAAGTTTCTCTTTGCCGGCTGTACCTCCAGCCACACATAATAAAAGATAGCCTGTAAGAACAATCCTTCCGCTTTTTCCCAGAACGGATCACTTGGTGTCGCTCCCTTTGGTGTCGTATTGCTGATAAGGTTTGTAATCAGCTTGACCACATCTGTTTCCTCTCTGATATAA is part of the Clostridium sp. M62/1 genome and harbors:
- a CDS encoding VirD4-like conjugal transfer protein, CD1115 family, which produces MQTTKKKPSLIFILVGAVLAGYLGYLINGAWTEGIAFNEFMDRFNDICAVPFANYYNSNTVKAVAIALGIYAMAIVMYYTSQRNYMPGKEFGTARFENPKQVNKILADKDENFNRILSQNVKMSLDFRRLKLNGNILICGGSGAGKTFYEVKPNLMQMPHNCSFICTDPKGEILRSCGQMLKNNGYNLKVINLLEMDKSDCYNPFSYIREETDVVKLITNLISNTTPKGATPSDPFWEKAEGLFLQAIFYYVWLEVQPAKRNFETVLKLLGEAEVTEQGKASKLDVRMKFLEESSPLGANHPAVKQYNKCMRGAGDTVRSIIISANSRLAFLENKQVLRLLSKDELNLSDIGIGVNGDGETKTALFCVIPDSDKSYNFIIGLLYTQIFQELYYQADFNCGGRLPIHVTFMLDEFANVALPDDYCSLLSTMRSREISSIIIIQNFAQLKALFKDTWETIPGNCDTFIYLGGNEQSTHKYVSELLGKGTIDKKSSGETKGRQGSSSRNYDVLGRELFTPDEVRKLDNKKCIIFIRGFDPIMDNKFIPFNHPMFNQTADGKGEPYVHQIRGADNLIGPPFEILSDKAVKHYEKMKDKGENVYIDSLTYEQFMMLGDAELSRRFSMQDEAEQKAKIDREQANELEYVDESQKSDTTECANSSNGSAGTKPVRNPEREKPKWEDTITNRMLHWSYTPEQKEEVKKALAAGVPKATILTYFYPEVTVEKMSSYRKKQ